Sequence from the Saccharopolyspora pogona genome:
GGGCCACGGGTTTGTAGCCGACGTTGGTGGCTTCGGCGACCAGCACGGCCGCCAGCGATAACTCGGCGTCGTCCATACGGGACTCACCGCCGGAGGCGTGGGTGCGCCCGCTGCTCGGCGAGGACAACAACCCGGCGCTATGGCCCTCCGAGCGCGCCCCGCGGATCGCCAACAAGCAGCTCAACCGGCGGCTAGCCGCGTACCGCGACGCGCTCGGGATGGACCCCGCGCTGGATTTCCACTCGCTGCGGAGGGCCTACGTCACGCACCTGATCGAGGACGGCTACGACGCGCGGTTCGTGCAGGAACAAGTCGGCCATGACCACGCCAGCACGACGTCGATCTACACCTGCGTGTCCTCGGACTACCGGACCCGCACGCTGCGGCGGGCGCTGGACGCGACGATCGACGAGGCGCTGGGACCAGGAAAGGGAGCGTGACGATGAAGAAGCGCGAGGTCAGCTACACGTGGCGGCTGCGGGAGATCATGGCCGAGCACGGCATGTATGCCACGACCGATCTCGTGGAGCCGCTGCGTGAGCGCGGCATCCACCTGTCGGTCTCGCAGGTGCACCGGCTGGTGACCGGCACACCGGAGCGGTTGTCGTTGAAGGTGCTGTCGGCGTTGTGCGACATCTTCGCCACCGAGCCCGGCGAGTTGATCCGCACCGACGCCGCCAACGTCGGCATCCGCAAAACCGCCACCGACGACGCCCCGGTGCCGCCGAACGTCGCGGAGCTGCGTCCCAAGCGCGCCCGGATCACCCCGGCTGAATGACCGCAGCGCACGACGATCACGAGCTGGTCTGCGCCCGCTGCCGCCGGGCTGTATGCAGTCAATACGCCAAGCTGAAACTGCGTGATCCCCGGATACCGGTACGCAAATACTGGCCCGACGGCGCGATCTGCGTCGCCTGCTACGACCAGGCGGTCAACACCTACGGCCGCTGCGCCGACTGCGGAACCGACCGGCTCCTGCCGGGCCGCCGCGCCTCCGACAACAGCCCGGTCTGCACCGACTGCGCCGGCGGCCTCGGCGATTTCACCTGTCGCCGCTGCGGAAAGGAAGGACCGCGCTACCGCGCCGACGCCTGCGCGCGATACGTGCTCGCCGACCGCCTGACCGAACTGCTCGACGACGGCAGCGGAACAGTGCGCAGTGAGCTGGAACCGCTGTTCCACCTGATCCACACCATGAGCTGGCCCGCCAGCCGACTGACCTGGCTGCGCCGCGAAGCCCCGGCCTCGGTGCTATCCGCTCTGGCCCGCGGCGAAGTCCCGCTCACCCACGAGGGGCTGAGCAGGCTGCGCCCGTGGAGATCGGTCATCTACGTGCGCGACCTACTCATCGACTGCGGCGTTCTCCCACCCGTCGACCGATTCCTGCTGCTATTCGAACAGTGGCTCCCCGGCTGGCTGGCGACGATAAGCGGCCCCGAGCACCGCAGGCTGCTGGAGCGGTTCGCCACCTGGCACGTGCTGCGACGACTGCGCCAGACCGCCCGCAAACAGCCGATCAACTCCTACCGCGCCAACAACGCCCGCCGCCTGCTGCGGCTCGCTGCGCTGTTCCTCGACGACCTCGCCGCGCACGGGCGACGGCTCGACGAGTGCACCCAAACCGACATCGACCGCTGGTTCACCGCCGGGGCGAGCGACCGGAAAGACTCGCGAACGTTCCTGCTCTGGTGCCGTCAGCAACGCGAACTTCCGCGCCTGCACCTGCCAACCACGCAGCCCTCAGCCGCCGCGCCGCTAAGCCAGCACCAGCGCCTGGCCCACATCCGCCGCGCGCTCACCGACGAGGCCATTCCCGACGCCGACCGCGTGCTCGCACTGCTGATCCTGCTCTACGCCCAGCCGCTGATCCGGATCGCACGGCTGACCACCGACGACGTCATCCTCGACAGCGACCAGGTGCTGCTGCGGCTTGGGGACCCACCTACCCCGGTCCCGCAGCCCTTCGCCGATGTGCTGACTCGCTACCTCGACAACCGGCTGAACCTGAACACCGGCGGCGGCGTTACCAACCCGTTCCTTTTCCCCGGCCGCCGCACCGGACAACCGATGCACACCACCTCGCTGCGGCTTCGGCTGCGCAACCTCGGCCTGCCCAATCTCGACGGCCGCAGCGCAGCGATCCGCGAGCTCGTCCTCCAAGCGCCCGCCCCGGTCATCGCCGGAATGCTCGGCTACCACCCCCAACACCGCCGAACGCATGGCCGCCGAAGCCGGAGCCACCTGGAAGCGTTACGCGTCCGGAGATCACACACGGCTCAGGAACAGCTAATACTGCCACGGCACCTGTTTGATTCGGAAATCCGCGACTGCCATCGACGCTTCGGGCACAACCAGATTCCAGGGAGCGGCACCGCCGTGACCGCAGTACGGCTCGCGGTTCATCGATCGGCGCGGCCCGGGATCGGCTCAGCTAGCGACGCTCGCGAGGAAGGCGCCTGGAAAGGGTCGGCGAAGTACTGTGTCTCGTGCGTCACGAGACCGTCGGCGAACTCCATGATGCTCACCGTGTTGGTGGGTACGCCGTCATAGGTGATCACGCACTCGCTAACCCAGAGGTCGCTACCGCCCAGGATTCGGATGACGGTGAAATGGCGCTCGGCCGGATGCCCCCCACGTTGCTCTTGGATCCTTGAGCGGCCTCGGAAGCGCTCCCCGGACTGGGGGTAGTCCAAGATCGCGTCGGCAGCGTAGATCGCGTGCTCACTGTCCGTGTCCCCGAGCTCGGATGCCTTCCAGTGCTCCTCTATCCGGGCCCGAGTCTCGGAGTCACGTGTCATTGTCTTCCCCCTGGTCCGCATCAGCGCGGGGAATTTTACTCGCCCGGCGCAGCGCATGCCCGGACGCGTCTGCCCGTGCGGCCGGCGTTCGCGGTGAATCAAGCGAGTGCCGTTGCAGTACTAATCGTCATCATCGGGGTCGTCGGCAGCGGTTGCCCGATCCGCCGCTGACTGCGCCGGCTGGGAAACCGAACCGGGCTTCGGTTTCCCAGCCGGGCCAGATCGAGGTCGGTGCGGACTGGAGAATCCAAGGGTATGGCTGTACGCGAAACCGAGCCGACCGAACGGACGAAGCGCCTACTGTTCGGCAGCGCTACCCACGGTGGTTTCTCGTCGTGCCCCGAGCCACTGATCTATCAGTATGACGGTCTGCTGAAAATCAACGTTGACGTCGCCCATATTCGCTCAGGCCGTGATGACGGCCCACGCTACGTCGAAGGCTATGACCGAGTTCGCGAGCTCGAGAACCTGCTGCTGCTGTGCCGCAAGCACCATCGCCTGGTTGATGACCACCCAGATGACTTCTAAATCAAGACGTTGGAGGCATGGAAGGAGAAGCAGATCGCAGAAGCTGGCACGCCGGTGACCGATGAACTCGTGATCGCCCTTCGCCAGCAGATCACAGACCTGGCCACTACCTTGGATGCCCTCACCAGCCACCGACGCGACACGAGCGTTCGACTCCTCTGCGGCCGCGGCAACCGCTCCGAGGCCGTGATGTTGCCGTTGGCCGAGTACCAGAAGGTCAAGTTCGAAGAGGCCGTCTCGATCACCTACCTTGGTATCGAGGTGCGTGATCATGCGCCACTTCACCTGCGCGCTGCCGGTCTTGAGTTCGGGTTCGACGATCTCCCGTCTGCTGTGTTCCTCGAGCCAGAGCTCATGCACCGTACCGAGGACCAGGAGATCCGGCTGATCCACCAGAACATGCTGCGCAGCGCCGTGCTCCGCCTTTGCCGGTCGACGCATCGGCTGCCGCAGCGTTTCCGTGCGTTCGCCAGCCTCAGCGACGACAGCCAGGTCAGCAGCGACTGGATGCAGATGATCGAGCTGCCGATCTGGCGCGAAGGCATCACCACAGACGACCTGCACCGGTGGATGCGCGGACTGGAATGAAGTTCGGGCACGCCACCGCGTCGCTGCTGGTCGACACAGCCAGCAGAACGCCCCCGCCGCGCAGCGCGGCGCTCAAGGAGTAGCAGGAATTGGCGACAGTTGAATACGTGACTCCGCCAGTCTCACGCCCCATGTTCAGTGACGGGAATGTCTGTCGCATTCCCGAGAATTTCATCAAGGACGTAGTGGGGGTGGGGAGTTGGTGACCTCGCGGATTCAACTGTCGCGTGTTCGTCGTCCTGCGTCACCGGGAGTGGTCATCGGGGCGTAGCGGGCCCGGCTCGCCACGGTCCTCGGTGGCGAGCCGGGCGGGGTTGTCGAGG
This genomic interval carries:
- a CDS encoding tyrosine-type recombinase/integrase, whose translation is MRPLLGEDNNPALWPSERAPRIANKQLNRRLAAYRDALGMDPALDFHSLRRAYVTHLIEDGYDARFVQEQVGHDHASTTSIYTCVSSDYRTRTLRRALDATIDEALGPGKGA
- a CDS encoding helix-turn-helix domain-containing protein, giving the protein MKKREVSYTWRLREIMAEHGMYATTDLVEPLRERGIHLSVSQVHRLVTGTPERLSLKVLSALCDIFATEPGELIRTDAANVGIRKTATDDAPVPPNVAELRPKRARITPAE
- a CDS encoding HNH endonuclease is translated as MAVRETEPTERTKRLLFGSATHGGFSSCPEPLIYQYDGLLKINVDVAHIRSGRDDGPRYVEGYDRVRELENLLLLCRKHHRLVDDHPDDF